The genome window AGATGGTGGAGTTATATGATCGTCGTGATAGCATTGTGCGGACCTTCTCCGGAGGGATGAAACGGAGACTGGAGATCGCTCGAGGGATTTTGCATCACCCTAAAGTGCTCTTTCTCGACGAGCCGACGCTTGGGCTTGACCCACAAACACGCAGTCATATCTGGAGCTACATCCTCGATCTGCGCCAACGGGCTGGGGTTACAATATTCCTTACAACGCACTACATGGATGAGGCGGGTAATGCTGATCGTATCGCTATCATCGATTATGGTCGCATCGTGGCTCTGGATACCCCAGAGCGCTTGCGAAGCCTGGTTGGTGGCGATGTGATTACCCTTAAGACGATCGATGATGCGCGGGCAGCGCACGAACTGTCTCGTATTTTCAATATTCAAGCTCAACAGGGTACTGATGGTCTCCGTTTTGAGGTGTCCAACGGTGAGCAATTCATTCCTGGCTTAGTATCCAGCTTGCAGACAGGGGTAACGTCGGTGAGCCTGCGTCGTCCTACTCTTGATGATGTCTTTTTGAAGCTCACTGGCCGCCAGATACGCGATGAGGAGGTCGATGGGATGGACAGGGCCCGTCTGATCTGGCGCGCTCGAGGCGGCCGCAGATTTCACTGAGGTGGTGAGGAGGGAAGATGATGAACAGCCTAAGGGCTATCTATATCATGTGGCTTCGTGATCTGTTACGTCTAAAGCGTGACCAGGCCAGAGTAGTCACCTCTCTGGCTCAGCCTATCTTATGGCTGTTGCTTATTGGTACTGGTCTCTCGCCAGTAATGCGCTTTGGAATCGGTCCAGGCAGCAACGCTATAGGCTTCGATTACCTTAAGTTTATGTTCCCTGGCGTCCTGGGAATGTCCATTCTGTTCACCTCTATGTTCAGTGGCATGTCCATCGCTTGGGATAGGGAGTTCGGCTTTCTCAAGGAGATACTCGTCGCGCCGGTACCGCGCTGGGCCATCGCTGTAGGCAAGGTGATGGGGGGAAGCACCGTGGCCGTCGTTCAGGGTGCTTTGATGTTGGTGCTGGCACCCTTCCTCGGGATCACCCTTACCCCGGCGATCATCTTGAAGCTTCTGCCTCTTATGTTCCTGGTAAGTTTTGCCATAACTTCTCTGGGTGTGGCTATCGCCGCTGGCACACGGAGCATGGAGGGCTTTCAGATGATCACCCAGTTTGTCTTGTTGCCTCTGTTCATGCTCAGTGGGGCCGTGTTCCCTCTGCGCAACCTACCGGAGTGGATGGAAATATTAGTCAAGCTGAATCCAGTGGCCTATGGGGTAGATCCGATACGCCAGGTCATTCTGCGTCCGAGTGTTCCCTCGGCTGTGATGGAGACTATCTCCTTCAATTCGGTTCAGGTTGATCTGGCTGTAGTGGTGGGGTTCACTGTATTAATGTTGCTCTTTGCGATGGGGAGATTCAGCACGCAGCAGTGATTTCATTCAGGTACCCTGGCATTTGCCCCTAAGATGACCACTATATCGCTGTTGGGAGAGATATCGCTACTCGTCCGGATGTTGGCTTTGGAGATGTGCAGCAGGGTAGCCAGCTGTTCAACAGTGTATCTCTTGTCGGTGTGATCGAGAATTATGGTCTCCCTATAATCAGAGCGATCAGCCTGGGCAACATTGACGATATTATAGCCCTGTCGTTTTAGCACCTCGGCTACGGCCGCGGCCAGTCCGTTGCGGTTTGTACCGTTCCATACCTCCACCCTTGCCGCCTCTTTTCTTAGACGGGCGTCGAAGAAGACCTCTTCGATCACTTTGCGGATTTCGTCTCGTTTGGGCATCAGGGCCCCGAAAATTGGGGAATTTTCCACGAACATCGTCTCGTCGATGGATCTGAGAGCGATGTTCTTGGGGTTGATGTCCTTGCCCAGCTTGGCCAGGGCCAGGATGTCGTTAGGGGGGATGTCGGTTTTGACAGCGTCGCGCAGGATACCCAGCATGCTGGGCAACTTGGGCAGGAGATTCTGTCCGATAGCCTCATTTCTGGCTGCCAAAAGCACCTCCTGTTGCCGTCTGGTACGGGCAATATCGTTATCCCCATGGCGCGAACGGGCATATTGCAAGGCTGTTCTCCCGTCCATCCTTTGTAAGCCGGCCGGGATGAGGACCCGAATGACACCATAGTTGCCCGTAGGGTACTCGTCATCCTTGACTGGTTTTGGTACGTCAAGGGTTATTCCTCCCAGAGCGTCGATAAGCTTCTCGAAACCGTGGAAGTCGACGCGCGCGTAATAATCTATTTTGACGCCAAAGTTGTATTCTACCGTCTTCTCGGCCAGGGCTGGACCGCCTCCGGGATAGTTACCCATATCGCCAAAGAAGTTAGCCGTGTTAATCTTATTTTCGCCGTGACCGGGGATGGGTACCCAGAGATCGCGGGGGATGGAAAACATACCAGCCGACTTAGTATAAGGGTCGATGGTCAGGATGATCATTGTATCAGTGCGGGTGGGCTGTCCCCTTTCATCATCCCGCTGATCTATCCCTAGCAGGAGAATATTTACCCTCTGAGTGCTCTTCCAGGTTGGAAAGCTATCGATCACCCCTGCTGGAGAACTGATGAAGGGAAGCAGCGGCCGTGGGATGCCACTGAGGAGGGACCCCAGAGTTGAGAGAAAAAGGTACCCAAAGTATAACCCACCTATGGCGAAGATAAGGAAAAGAAGGGCGAAGATGGCCAAGGTGAATCGGCCCTGACCACTGTGCTTTACAGCCCCACGTCGATTGGGCTCGCCTCGCCGTTTATGTGATTGATCCCACCGGGGATTGAGCACGGTTTTATCCTTAAAGTGGCTGATGATTTGGGTA of Chloroflexota bacterium contains these proteins:
- a CDS encoding ATP-binding cassette domain-containing protein — encoded protein: MSIIEVENLVKKFNGLTAVDGISLEVKEGEIFGFLGPNGAGKTTTINIICTLLQPTSGRIVLDGYDVTAHPDAVRRSIGLVFQDTTLDDRLTAKENLDFHGVLYNVPALIRRQRVEELLKMVELYDRRDSIVRTFSGGMKRRLEIARGILHHPKVLFLDEPTLGLDPQTRSHIWSYILDLRQRAGVTIFLTTHYMDEAGNADRIAIIDYGRIVALDTPERLRSLVGGDVITLKTIDDARAAHELSRIFNIQAQQGTDGLRFEVSNGEQFIPGLVSSLQTGVTSVSLRRPTLDDVFLKLTGRQIRDEEVDGMDRARLIWRARGGRRFH
- a CDS encoding ABC transporter permease yields the protein MMNSLRAIYIMWLRDLLRLKRDQARVVTSLAQPILWLLLIGTGLSPVMRFGIGPGSNAIGFDYLKFMFPGVLGMSILFTSMFSGMSIAWDREFGFLKEILVAPVPRWAIAVGKVMGGSTVAVVQGALMLVLAPFLGITLTPAIILKLLPLMFLVSFAITSLGVAIAAGTRSMEGFQMITQFVLLPLFMLSGAVFPLRNLPEWMEILVKLNPVAYGVDPIRQVILRPSVPSAVMETISFNSVQVDLAVVVGFTVLMLLFAMGRFSTQQ
- a CDS encoding LCP family protein, with protein sequence MLNPRWDQSHKRRGEPNRRGAVKHSGQGRFTLAIFALLFLIFAIGGLYFGYLFLSTLGSLLSGIPRPLLPFISSPAGVIDSFPTWKSTQRVNILLLGIDQRDDERGQPTRTDTMIILTIDPYTKSAGMFSIPRDLWVPIPGHGENKINTANFFGDMGNYPGGGPALAEKTVEYNFGVKIDYYARVDFHGFEKLIDALGGITLDVPKPVKDDEYPTGNYGVIRVLIPAGLQRMDGRTALQYARSRHGDNDIARTRRQQEVLLAARNEAIGQNLLPKLPSMLGILRDAVKTDIPPNDILALAKLGKDINPKNIALRSIDETMFVENSPIFGALMPKRDEIRKVIEEVFFDARLRKEAARVEVWNGTNRNGLAAAVAEVLKRQGYNIVNVAQADRSDYRETIILDHTDKRYTVEQLATLLHISKANIRTSSDISPNSDIVVILGANARVPE